A region from the Benincasa hispida cultivar B227 chromosome 12, ASM972705v1, whole genome shotgun sequence genome encodes:
- the LOC120068522 gene encoding long chain acyl-CoA synthetase 4-like — protein MQRKYLVQVEEAKEAAADRPSVGPVYRSIFAKDGFPPPVQGLETCWDIFRMSVEKNPGNRMLGRRKIVEGDPAKAGGYEWLTYKEVYELVLKIGNAVRSLGYGPGEKCGIYGANCPEWIISMEACNAHGLYCVPLYDTLGAGAIEFIICHAEISITFVEEKKISELLKTLPNTAKFLKTIVSFGKVSDNHKEEVNKFGLEMYSWEEFLQKGDSQQYDLPVKEKSDICTIMYTSGTTGDPKGVLLSNNAIIALIAGVKHLLTTVKEEVQENDVYISYLPLAHIFDRVIEEVFILNGASIGFWRGDVKLLVEDIGELKPTIFCAVPRVLERIYGGLNQKISSGGLLKKSLFNFAYSYKYKQMQKGKKHEEAAPLFDKVVFDKVKKGLGGNVRIILSGGAPLAAHIETFFRVVSCAHVLQGYGLTETCGGTFVTLPNELPMLGTVGPPVPNVDICLESVPEMGYDSLANTPRGEVCIKGDTLFSGYYKRDDLTAEVLVDGWFHTGDVGEWQPDGSLKIIDRKKNIFKLSQGEYVAVENLELIYGLVSDIEMIWIYGNSFESFLVAVVNPKKQALEQWAEENGIKGDFDALCEDKRAKDYILGQLSKIAKEKKLKGYENIRAVHLDPLPFDIERDLMTPSFKKKRPQLLKYYQKEIDEMYKSGNKPVA, from the exons atgcagAGGAAGTACTTGGTTCAGGTGGAGGAGGCTAAGGAAGCCGCCGCTGACAGGCCGTCGGTCGGGCCGGTTTACCGGAGTATTTTTGCTAAGGATGGGTTTCCGCCGCCGGTTCAAGGCTTGGAAACCTGCTGGGATATATTTCg AATGTCTGTGGAGAAAAATCCCGGAAACCGGATGCTTGGGCGTCGGAAAATTGTTGAAGGAGATCCA GCTAAAGCTGGTGGATATGAGTGGCTAACTTACAAAGAAGTCTACGAATTGGTGTTGAAAATTGGAAACGCAGTCCGCAGTCTGGGTTATGGACCA GGAGAAAAATGTGGAATTTATGGTGCTAATTGTCCTGAGTGGATCATTAGCATGGAG GCTTGCAATGCTCATGGGCTTTATTGTGTTCCTTTATATGATACTTTAG GTGCTGGTGCCATAGAATTCATTATATGCCATGCAGAGATTTCCATTACTTTTGTAGAAGAGAAGAAGATCTCTGAG CTGTTGAAAACACTCCCCAACACAGCAAAgtttcttaaaa CCATTGTGAGCTTTGGTAAAGTTTCAGATAATCACAAGGAAGAGGTTAACAAGTTTGGTTTGGAAATGTATTCTTGGGAAGAGTTTTTGCAAAAG GGAGATAGCCAACAATATGATCTTCCAGTGAAAGAGAAAAGTGATATTTGCACCATCATGTACACCAGTGGGACAACTGGTGATCCCAAGGGAGTATTGTTATCCAATAATGCCATCATAGCACTTATTGCTGGTGTCAAACATTTGCTTACAACTGTGAAGGAAGAG GTTCAAGAAAATGATGTTTACATATCATATCTTCCGCTTGCACACATCTTCGACCGGGTGATTGAGGAGGTGTTCATTTTGAATGGTGCCTCCATTGGATTCTGGCGTGGG GACGTGAAATTGTTAGTTGAAGACATTGGAGAGTTGAAACCAACTATTTTCTGTGCAGTTCCTCGTGTGCTCGAAAGAATTTATGGTG GTTTGAACCAGAAAATATCGTCGGGAGGCCTCTTAAAAAAGTCGTTGTTTAACTTTGCATACTCATA TAAATATAAGCAAATGCAGAAGGGGAAAAAGCATGAAGAGGCAGCCCCACTTTTTGATAAAGTTGTCTTTGACAAg GTGAAGAAGGGATTAGGAGGAAATGTGCGAATCATTTTATCTGGAGGAGCCCCTCTCGCAGCACATATCGAGACTTTCTTTCGAGTCGTATCATGTGCTCATGTTCTACAAGGATATG GTTTGacagaaacttgtggtggaactTTTGTCACATTACCAAATGAACTGCCAATGTTGGGAACAGTAGGCCCTCCAGTGCCTAATGTGGATATCTGTCTTGAATCAGTACCTGAGATGGGGTATGATTCACTTGCTAACACGCCTCGGGGTGAAGTATGCATCAAGGGAGATACGTTGTTTTCAGGGTACTACAAACGTGACGATCTTACCGCAGAGGTGTTAGTTGATGGATGGTTTCATACAG GGGATGTTGGCGAATGGCAACCGGATGGAAGCTTGAAAATTATTGACCGTAAGAAGAATATCTTCAAACTTTCCCAAGGTGAATATGTTGCAGTGGAAAATCTAGAGCTGATTTATGGCCTCGTTTCCGACATTGAAATG ATATGGATATATGGAAATAGCTTCGAGTCCTTCCTTGTTGCTGTTGTTAACCCTAAAAAGCAAGCACTTGAGCAATGGGCAGAAGAAAATGGAATAAAAGGGGACTTTGATGCTCTCTGTGAAGACAAAAGGGCAAAAGACTATATACTTGGACAATTATCAAAGATTGCCAAAGAAAAAAag TTAAAAGGTTACGAAAATATTAGAGCGGTTCATCTCGATCCCCTTCCATTCGACATAGAGCGTGACCTTATGACTCCATCTTTTAAGAAGAAGAGACCTCAATTGCTGAAATACTATCAG AAAGAGATCGATGAAATGTACAAGAGTGGGAACAAGCCTGTTGCTTaa